The Acanthopagrus latus isolate v.2019 chromosome 1, fAcaLat1.1, whole genome shotgun sequence genomic interval GGTCCCGCTTTACAGATTTTCTCTGAAGTGACTTTCGGGAAtacaatttaacatttaagtATTAATTAGTGATCTCTGGAGTTATCTCTGACATGAAAGTGTTAAAAAGAACCTCTGAGAGCATCTAGGGTCATTTACACAGCGGTGTTGAATTtactgtgctctctctctctctctccccctcttcctctctctctctctctctctctctctctctccccctcttcctctcataTCTCTTacaggtgatgatgatggggaACTCCAAGGTTGCCAGTTTGCTGTTGGAAAAAGGAGCGGACCCCAACGTGCAGGACAAACATGGGATAGCGCCTGTGCACGACGCTGCACGGACAGGCTTCCTGGACACGCTGCAGGTTCTGGTGGAGTACGGTGCCTCTGTAAACATCCCGGACCAGAGCGGCGCCCTGCCTATCCACATTGCCATCCGGGAAGGCCACCGGGATGTCGTAGAGTTCTTGGCACCGCGGTCCGACCTGAAGCACGCCAACATCAGCGGTCAGACGGCCATAGACGTGGCCCGAGCTTCGTGTGTGCCTGATATGATTGACTTGCTTTTCGCTCACATTCATAGTTAGTCAGATGTCTGGGTGCTGGATGCCCGCTGGGCGACCCCGACCTAACTTTTCTTTGCTTCAAACCTGGTGACTTGAATTCATTGCTGTGTAAaggattatttgttttgttaatttgcaCAGTGCAGTTTAGGCACCTTATATACTATCTGTTGTCCCTATTGATTGGGAGTGCACATTTGTAGATAGTTTCCCCAGTGTTTTTGTAATGATTGCATTATTTACATTGTGTAATTGTAACAGttgtatgtgttttaaaacatttctttttttgttgtttttcgtTTTTTACAAAACTTGACATGGTGCACCCTGATTGCTTTACATAGTTTTGTTTCTCTTAATTAGATGTACTTAGACTTTGAATTTACTCTTATTTATTGTTGGAATAGGACTGAATATTCCCGTGACTTTGTAAATAGTGACATTTATTGTgatttgttgaaatgttatttatacaaatacttttaaaacaagtgaGATTATTCACTTTAATATTTGAAGAAGaaagcacaaaataaagtgttgaacttgaagttttaaagtttttctttttcaacagtATGCTAATTTTAGGTCATCTCTGGTTTTTCAGGGATTTCGGAGCTTTATATACACTGtaaattttaaaagttgactttacttGAAAAAAGAATCAGGAGACCAAGTAACATCTGGAAATTTTGAGGTTATGAATTTCTTCAATTCTTAAAGTCACTGTCAGATTTTGCAGTGTATGATTTTCTTTCCACTTGAAATGAggaattttaatgttttaaaatgatgttatATAGTCTTTTAAAAATGGTATTCAAACCATCACTAACACTTCACAAGATGATAAAACAACATTCTGCCACATTAACAGGCTTTTATTTGAGAATTTTTCCTGagttttctttaatgttttagcttttattgtgaaatactgGGAAGTTTGACCTCATCTGGCCTATACAAttgattcaaataaaaaaaagaaaaatcactgcTCGCACGTCAGGGCAAATATGACCACTGactaacatgtttttgttgtaatttgtcACGTTTCAAAAtctgtattatatattataagtACTTTTAGAAAACAAGCAAACTATAGCACACCTGAAGTGTGAATTGAATCAATCCACGATAATTTGGTTTGTACAATATCAGCCCAAGCCTTTGAGAAGCCGCACTTACATGATTTTCCTTCACATTTCTAACATTGTGTAAATTCTGCCTTGATAGACAAAACAGGCTGATTCAAGGTGAGTCATCAAGGGCATTTATAATAACTCCACACTGGAATGTGGAAACCCTCTCAGAGGTCGCACAGATAGCTGGATTGCAGCTCGCTAAGAATGAGGGCCCTGTTTAGTAGGTAACGGTGGCACAGTTTGCTGATGTTTGTGCTCAGGGCTCTCGCAGCACAATGGGTATTTTGTTTGCTGGTGTGTCACGGGCCAACTTCAGCCGTCGACAAAGGAGATACAGTTCAAGGACTGTGCTGCTGGGCGGCTGTGTGTGGAGCctcatgatgtcacagaaagaCCACGGCATTGTCTACATGTGATGACTAGTGCATTTCTCACAATATTAGCACATCTTTtctggaaaacatttaatttaattttctgaa includes:
- the cdkn2d gene encoding cyclin-dependent kinase 4 inhibitor D isoform X3 — translated: MVLSQMDAGKALTAAAAKGKTSEVQRILEECRVHPDTLNEFNRTALQVMMMGNSKVASLLLEKGADPNVQDKHGIAPVHDAARTGFLDTLQVLVEYGASVNIPDQSGALPIHIAIREGHRDVVEFLAPRSDLKHANISGQTAIDVARASCVPDMIDLLFAHIHS
- the cdkn2d gene encoding cyclin-dependent kinase 4 inhibitor D isoform X2: MPESSTAERENIMVLSQMDAGKALTAAAAKGKTSEVQRILEECRVHPDTLNEFNRTALQVMMMGNSKVASLLLEKGADPNVQDKHGIAPVHDAARTGFLDTLQVLVEYGASVNIPDQSGALPIHIAIREGHRDVVEFLAPRSDLKHANISGQTAIDVARASCVPDMIDLLFAHIHS
- the cdkn2d gene encoding cyclin-dependent kinase 4 inhibitor D isoform X1, whose protein sequence is MFVNCSLETPLCRSQRANVFSNVYKPSLFGFYLKITGLQKQRDRKIVSALWISRKRTRQAERENIMVLSQMDAGKALTAAAAKGKTSEVQRILEECRVHPDTLNEFNRTALQVMMMGNSKVASLLLEKGADPNVQDKHGIAPVHDAARTGFLDTLQVLVEYGASVNIPDQSGALPIHIAIREGHRDVVEFLAPRSDLKHANISGQTAIDVARASCVPDMIDLLFAHIHS